A single region of the Salvia splendens isolate huo1 chromosome 18, SspV2, whole genome shotgun sequence genome encodes:
- the LOC121776759 gene encoding protein MAIN-LIKE 1-like, with protein METSSSSGQLLYGPEDPSVLYLQKKHISNKLLKDGTIQVFKVRRTESKTWDVDIHKHVRYWLDAFGFKGVMDCGKSMKVDNELITTLIERWMPETHTFHLSIGEATMTLEDVQAIWGMRADGRVFTGCDHHVGYPD; from the coding sequence ATGGAGACTTCAAGTTCAAGCGGACAATTATTATATGGACCCGAAGACCCGTCCGTGCTATATCTGCAGAAAAAgcacatttcaaataaactatTGAAAGATGGCACAATACAAGTTTTCAAAGTTCGCAGGACTGAAAGTAAGACTTGGGATGTCGACATTCATAAGCATGTGAGGTATTGGCTTGACGCctttggtttcaaaggcgtgatGGATTGTGGAAAGTCGATGAAGGTCGACAATGAGCTGATCACGACTTTGATTGAGCGTTGGATGCCGGAGACGCACACTTTCCATCTATCGATTGGAGAGGCGACCATGaccttggaagatgtgcaagccaTTTGGGGCATGAGAGCGGACGGTCGCGTTTTCACAGGGTGTGACCATCATGTCGGATATCCTGATTGA